The following proteins are encoded in a genomic region of Saccharopolyspora antimicrobica:
- a CDS encoding A/G-specific adenine glycosylase: protein MKTSAANPVVPPLNPVELIDWFAATARPLPWRAPGVTGWGVLVSETMLQQTPVNRVQPIWEEWMRRWPLPSDLAAESQGEVLRAWGKLGYPRRALRLHEAAATIAAEHGDAVPSDVDTLLALPGVGAYTARAVAAFAYGKRAPVVDTNVRRVVARAVHGAGDAGPPSTKRDLNDVDVLLPDDDASAAKLSAALMELGQVVCTVRSPLCESCPIAHDCAWQHAGRPAYAGPPKKVQKFVGTDRQVRGKLLDVLRGSTGPVLREQLDAVWSDAGQRDRCLDSLLVDGLVEQTDNGRFALPGEH from the coding sequence ATGAAGACCTCCGCCGCGAATCCCGTCGTCCCGCCGCTGAACCCGGTCGAGCTGATCGACTGGTTCGCCGCCACCGCCCGCCCGCTGCCGTGGCGCGCACCCGGCGTCACGGGCTGGGGCGTGCTGGTCAGCGAGACGATGTTGCAGCAGACGCCGGTCAACCGGGTCCAGCCGATCTGGGAGGAGTGGATGCGGCGCTGGCCGCTCCCCTCCGACCTGGCCGCGGAGTCCCAGGGCGAGGTGCTGCGCGCCTGGGGCAAGCTCGGCTACCCGCGCCGCGCGCTGCGCCTGCACGAGGCCGCCGCGACGATCGCGGCCGAGCACGGCGACGCCGTCCCGTCGGACGTGGACACCCTGCTCGCCCTGCCGGGCGTCGGCGCCTACACCGCCCGCGCGGTGGCCGCCTTCGCCTACGGCAAGCGCGCTCCGGTGGTCGACACGAACGTGCGGCGCGTGGTGGCGCGAGCCGTGCACGGCGCGGGCGATGCCGGGCCGCCGTCGACCAAGCGGGATCTCAACGACGTCGACGTCCTGCTGCCGGACGACGACGCCTCCGCCGCGAAGCTCTCAGCTGCACTGATGGAGCTCGGGCAGGTCGTGTGCACGGTGCGCTCGCCGTTGTGCGAGTCGTGCCCGATCGCGCACGACTGTGCCTGGCAGCACGCCGGGCGACCGGCCTACGCGGGCCCGCCGAAGAAGGTGCAGAAGTTCGTGGGCACCGACCGCCAGGTGCGCGGCAAGCTGCTCGACGTGCTGCGCGGCTCCACCGGCCCGGTGCTGCGCGAGCAGCTGGACGCGGTGTGGTCGGACGCCGGGCAGCGCGACCGCTGCCTGGACTCGCTGCTGGTCGACGGGCTCGTCGAGCAGACCGACAACGGCCGCTTCGCACTGCCCGGCGAGCACTGA
- the radA gene encoding DNA repair protein RadA, which yields MPPKNTRAARPAYRCADCGHEVAKWVGRCPGCQAWGTVEEAAPARPALAKVSAGAPATPARPIAEVDLDSARAVSTGIDELDRVLGGGIVPGAVVLLAGEPGVGKSTLLLEVAHRWATSSARGPSLYITGEESAGQVRLRAERTDSVHPQLYLGAESDLSAVLGHVDAVRPGLLIVDSVQTVQSPDAEGSPGGVTQVRAVTTALVALAKERGLPVVLVGHVTKDGAVAGPRVLEHLVDVVLHFEGDRHSALRMLRGVKNRFGPADEVGCFEQRDDGIAEVPDPSGLFINRQESVVDGTAVTVMVEGKRPLLVEVQALLMHTQMAMPRRSVSGLDSARVSMTLAVLGKHGKIPTGDHDVFAATVGGQRVSEPAADLAVAMAIASSRKSKPLPPNLVVIGEVGLAGEIRRVNGVGRRLAEAARLGFDRALVPPDSGPLPKDVRATVVSNIGDALKIVR from the coding sequence GTGCCGCCCAAGAACACCCGAGCCGCCCGTCCCGCCTACCGCTGCGCCGACTGCGGCCACGAGGTCGCCAAGTGGGTCGGGCGCTGCCCGGGCTGCCAGGCGTGGGGCACCGTCGAGGAGGCCGCACCGGCCCGGCCCGCGCTGGCCAAGGTCAGCGCAGGCGCCCCGGCCACCCCGGCGCGGCCGATCGCCGAGGTCGACCTGGACTCGGCCCGCGCGGTGTCCACCGGCATCGACGAGCTGGACCGGGTGCTCGGCGGCGGCATCGTGCCCGGCGCGGTCGTGCTGCTGGCCGGCGAGCCCGGTGTGGGCAAGTCCACACTGCTGCTCGAGGTCGCGCACCGCTGGGCCACCAGCTCCGCGCGCGGCCCGTCGCTGTACATCACCGGCGAGGAATCCGCAGGTCAGGTGCGGTTGCGGGCGGAGCGGACGGATTCGGTGCACCCGCAGCTCTACCTCGGCGCGGAGAGCGACCTCTCCGCCGTGCTCGGGCACGTCGACGCGGTGCGCCCCGGTCTGCTGATCGTCGACTCGGTGCAGACCGTGCAGTCGCCCGACGCCGAGGGCAGCCCCGGCGGCGTCACCCAGGTCCGGGCGGTCACCACCGCGCTGGTCGCGCTGGCCAAGGAGCGCGGGCTGCCGGTGGTGCTGGTCGGGCACGTCACGAAGGACGGCGCGGTCGCCGGTCCGCGCGTGCTGGAGCACCTGGTGGACGTGGTGCTGCACTTCGAGGGCGACCGGCACTCGGCGCTGCGGATGCTGCGCGGCGTGAAGAACCGGTTCGGCCCCGCCGACGAGGTCGGCTGCTTCGAGCAGCGCGACGACGGCATAGCCGAGGTGCCCGACCCCTCCGGCCTGTTCATCAACCGGCAGGAATCGGTGGTCGACGGCACCGCGGTGACCGTCATGGTCGAGGGCAAGCGGCCGCTGCTGGTCGAGGTGCAGGCGCTGCTGATGCACACCCAGATGGCGATGCCGCGCCGGTCGGTCAGCGGCCTGGACTCGGCGCGGGTGTCGATGACGCTGGCCGTGCTGGGCAAGCACGGCAAGATCCCCACCGGCGATCACGACGTGTTCGCCGCGACGGTCGGCGGCCAGCGGGTCAGCGAGCCCGCCGCGGACCTGGCGGTTGCGATGGCCATCGCCTCCTCGCGCAAGAGCAAGCCGCTGCCGCCGAACCTGGTGGTGATCGGCGAGGTCGGCCTGGCGGGCGAGATCCGCCGGGTCAACGGGGTCGGGCGGCGGCTGGCGGAGGCCGCGCGGCTGGGCTTCGACCGGGCGCTGGTGCCGCCGGACTCGGGTCCGCTGCCCAAGGACGTGCGTGCCACGGTGGTGTCCAACATCGGCGACGCGCTCAAGATCGTGAGGTGA
- a CDS encoding antibiotic biosynthesis monooxygenase family protein, which yields MAVVKINAIEVPEGAGPELEKRFASRHGSVDSAPGFLGFELLRPVKGDNRYFVYTKWESEEAFQAWASGPAKAAHAGEAKNPVASGSSLLEFELVQESYPEK from the coding sequence ATGGCTGTTGTGAAGATCAATGCGATCGAGGTTCCCGAAGGTGCTGGTCCGGAGCTGGAGAAGCGGTTCGCTTCGCGGCACGGCTCGGTGGACAGCGCGCCGGGCTTCCTCGGGTTCGAGCTGCTGCGCCCGGTGAAGGGCGACAACCGCTACTTCGTCTACACGAAGTGGGAGTCCGAGGAGGCGTTCCAGGCCTGGGCGTCGGGCCCGGCGAAGGCCGCGCACGCCGGCGAGGCGAAGAACCCGGTCGCCTCCGGGTCCAGCCTGCTGGAGTTCGAGCTGGTCCAGGAGTCCTACCCGGAGAAGTGA
- a CDS encoding ATP-binding cassette domain-containing protein: MDVDGVSILGRGIAAKGPEGVVFANLDLQVSGGALAVIAGPSGTGRTSLLLALSGRLPLITGYLDVSGHVLPAQAKAVRQLVRPARVRPGYELEEKHRVREAILERRLISGASDRSIDAALDLLGLAPDRSALIDELHPADRLLLAVALAIAPSPAGILVDDVDVGLPLPSRARVWAALHEVTRTGMTVLASAADAPSGDVEVIHLPAREQDWPTDVLDLLEEDTP, translated from the coding sequence ATGGACGTCGACGGCGTGAGCATCCTCGGCCGCGGGATCGCGGCCAAGGGACCGGAAGGCGTCGTGTTCGCCAACCTCGACCTGCAGGTCTCCGGCGGGGCGCTCGCCGTGATCGCCGGTCCTTCCGGGACCGGGCGCACCTCGCTGCTGCTCGCGCTGTCCGGCCGGTTGCCGCTGATCACGGGCTACTTGGACGTCTCCGGGCACGTGCTGCCCGCTCAGGCGAAGGCGGTGCGGCAGCTGGTCCGCCCCGCTCGGGTGCGGCCGGGCTACGAGCTGGAGGAGAAGCACCGGGTGCGGGAGGCGATCCTCGAGCGCCGCCTGATCAGCGGCGCTTCCGACCGCTCCATCGACGCCGCGCTCGACCTCCTCGGCCTGGCCCCCGACCGGTCCGCGCTGATCGACGAGCTGCACCCCGCCGACCGGCTGCTGCTCGCGGTGGCGCTGGCGATCGCGCCCTCGCCCGCCGGGATCCTGGTCGACGACGTCGACGTCGGCCTGCCGCTGCCGTCGCGGGCCCGGGTGTGGGCGGCGCTGCACGAGGTGACCCGGACCGGGATGACGGTGCTGGCCAGCGCCGCCGACGCGCCGTCGGGAGACGTCGAGGTGATCCACCTCCCCGCGCGCGAGCAGGACTGGCCCACCGATGTGCTCGACCTGCTGGAGGAGGACACGCCGTGA
- a CDS encoding YhgE/Pip domain-containing protein produces the protein MKAFTLAWLELRRFRGPLRRLVPLVLVLVPLLYGSLYLWSNWDPYGKLGQVPVAVVNSDLPVDSRGEHINAGEQFVQQIKATDTFDWHFVDAADARRGLAEGTYYFTIEVPSDFSARLATAADRNPERAALHIVKNDANGFIVGIMADTVKTELQNQINAAAHATYARALYGELDQARQKLQLASEASKQLVEGTELSKEGTAALTTGLNGVRDGTGEITRGVHSIADASAQLDQQLRAITDFTAERLPGAVNALVNASNVAVNSLSAIKTTTGFLGQRAAEGRAAVEELGEKHPDIAQDSAYQRALDISRKLADSAATADGDAQKALATAQDANRQALALQNNLGPLQNQVRAITAPADTLRAGTAELAGGGLGITNGLNTLAASSGVLHTGAGQLNDGAKSLQGLVDDTLGKIPPTNPTEVAQAADVLGSPTEIHVENINPAHVYGRGLAPFFFAIALWVFGLFAYLLLKPVNQRAMADRVNAWTIALAGFLPAAALGVLGGLVLYAVVDFGLGLDPVHLWWTLGLVSLAALAFVAIDHFLRTALGAVGDLLSLVLLIIQLTASGGLYPMETAPAPFQAVHPFLPMSYLVDGLRVTISGGETQHLLKDAVVLGGFLVVFLLLTTLVVQKQRTWSVARLHPQIEL, from the coding sequence GTGAAAGCGTTCACCCTGGCCTGGCTGGAGCTGCGGCGCTTCCGCGGACCGCTGCGCCGCCTCGTGCCGCTGGTGCTGGTGCTGGTCCCGCTGCTGTACGGCTCGCTGTACCTGTGGTCGAACTGGGATCCCTACGGCAAGTTGGGCCAGGTCCCGGTCGCGGTGGTGAACTCCGACCTGCCGGTGGACAGCCGCGGCGAGCACATCAACGCCGGTGAGCAGTTCGTCCAGCAGATCAAGGCGACCGACACCTTCGACTGGCACTTCGTGGACGCCGCCGACGCGCGGCGCGGGCTGGCCGAGGGCACCTACTACTTCACCATCGAGGTGCCCTCGGACTTCAGCGCCCGGCTGGCCACGGCGGCGGACCGCAACCCGGAGCGGGCGGCGCTGCACATCGTCAAGAACGACGCCAACGGCTTCATCGTCGGGATCATGGCCGACACGGTGAAGACCGAGCTGCAGAACCAGATCAACGCGGCCGCGCACGCCACCTACGCCCGCGCGCTCTACGGCGAGCTGGACCAGGCGCGGCAGAAGTTGCAGCTGGCGTCGGAGGCGTCCAAGCAGCTGGTGGAGGGCACCGAGCTGAGCAAGGAGGGCACCGCCGCGCTCACCACCGGGCTCAACGGCGTGCGCGACGGCACCGGCGAGATCACCCGAGGCGTGCACAGCATCGCCGACGCGAGCGCCCAGCTCGACCAACAGCTGAGGGCCATCACCGACTTCACCGCCGAACGGCTGCCCGGAGCGGTGAACGCGCTGGTCAACGCGAGCAACGTCGCGGTCAACAGCCTGAGCGCGATCAAGACCACCACCGGGTTCCTCGGCCAGCGGGCCGCCGAGGGCCGCGCGGCCGTCGAGGAGCTCGGCGAGAAGCACCCCGACATCGCGCAGGACTCCGCCTACCAGCGCGCGCTGGACATCTCCCGCAAGCTCGCCGACTCCGCGGCCACGGCCGACGGCGATGCGCAGAAGGCGCTGGCCACGGCGCAGGACGCCAACCGCCAGGCGCTCGCGCTGCAGAACAACCTCGGCCCGCTGCAGAACCAGGTCCGCGCGATCACCGCACCGGCCGACACGCTGCGCGCGGGCACGGCGGAGCTGGCCGGTGGCGGCCTCGGCATCACCAACGGGCTGAACACGCTGGCCGCGAGCAGCGGCGTGCTGCACACCGGCGCCGGGCAGCTCAACGACGGCGCCAAGTCCCTGCAGGGGCTGGTCGACGACACGCTGGGCAAGATCCCGCCGACGAACCCGACCGAGGTCGCGCAGGCCGCCGACGTGCTGGGCTCGCCGACCGAGATCCACGTGGAGAACATCAACCCGGCGCACGTCTACGGGCGCGGGCTGGCGCCGTTCTTCTTCGCCATCGCGCTGTGGGTGTTCGGCCTGTTCGCATACCTGCTGCTCAAGCCGGTGAACCAGCGGGCGATGGCGGACCGGGTCAACGCGTGGACCATCGCGCTGGCCGGGTTCCTGCCCGCCGCGGCGCTGGGCGTGCTCGGCGGGCTCGTGCTGTACGCGGTGGTCGACTTCGGGCTGGGCCTGGACCCGGTGCACCTGTGGTGGACGCTCGGGCTGGTCTCGCTGGCCGCGCTAGCGTTCGTGGCGATCGACCACTTCCTGCGCACCGCGCTGGGCGCCGTCGGCGACCTGCTGTCGCTGGTGCTGCTGATCATCCAGCTCACCGCCTCCGGCGGGCTGTACCCGATGGAGACCGCGCCCGCGCCGTTCCAGGCCGTGCACCCGTTCCTGCCGATGAGCTACCTGGTCGACGGGCTGCGGGTGACGATCTCGGGCGGCGAGACGCAGCACCTGCTCAAGGACGCCGTGGTGCTCGGCGGATTCCTGGTGGTCTTCCTGCTGCTGACCACGCTGGTCGTGCAGAAGCAGCGCACCTGGTCGGTGGCCCGCCTGCACCCGCAGATCGAGCTCTAG
- the disA gene encoding DNA integrity scanning diadenylate cyclase DisA: MSHEALRATLARLAPGTALRDGLERILRGRTGGLIVLGYDPAVEALCDGGFRLDIEFSATRLRELSKMDGAVVLSTDARRIMRANVHLVPDASTPTEESGTRHRTAERTAIQTGYPVVSVSQSMSIISVYTQGHRHVLIGSPEILSRANQALATLERYTARLAEVAQALSALEIEDYVTLRDAMTVVQRMEMVRRIADEIEGDVVELGVDGRLIELQLDELVGPLRGTRAERDGTDLDRELIVQEYLPTSGAMPTPEQVEAALHKLDATELLDLTAIAAAFGYPDSPEALDQHLSPRGYRLLARVPRLPATARRRLVEHFGSLQRLLAATVDELGEVEGLGDAKARLVREGLSRLAESSIVDPFA; this comes from the coding sequence ATGAGCCACGAGGCGCTGCGCGCCACGCTGGCCCGGCTGGCACCCGGCACCGCCCTGCGCGACGGCCTGGAGCGCATCCTGCGCGGCCGCACGGGCGGGCTGATCGTGCTCGGCTACGACCCGGCCGTGGAGGCGCTCTGCGACGGCGGCTTCCGGCTGGACATCGAGTTCAGCGCCACCCGGCTGCGCGAGCTGTCCAAGATGGACGGCGCGGTGGTGCTGTCCACCGACGCCCGGCGGATCATGCGGGCCAACGTGCACCTGGTGCCCGACGCGAGCACGCCCACCGAGGAGTCCGGCACGCGGCACCGCACGGCGGAGCGCACCGCGATCCAGACCGGCTACCCGGTGGTGTCGGTCAGCCAGTCGATGAGCATCATCAGCGTCTACACGCAGGGCCACCGGCACGTGCTGATCGGCTCGCCGGAGATCCTCTCCCGCGCGAACCAGGCGCTGGCCACGCTGGAGCGCTACACCGCGCGGCTGGCCGAGGTCGCGCAGGCGCTGTCTGCGCTGGAGATCGAGGACTACGTGACGCTGCGCGACGCGATGACGGTCGTGCAGCGGATGGAGATGGTGCGGCGGATCGCCGACGAGATCGAGGGCGACGTGGTCGAGCTCGGCGTGGACGGCAGGCTGATCGAGCTGCAGCTCGACGAGCTGGTCGGCCCGCTGCGCGGCACCCGCGCGGAGCGCGACGGCACCGACCTGGACCGCGAGCTGATCGTGCAGGAGTACCTGCCCACCAGCGGTGCCATGCCGACGCCGGAGCAGGTGGAGGCGGCCCTGCACAAGCTCGACGCGACCGAGCTGCTGGACCTGACCGCGATCGCCGCCGCCTTCGGCTACCCGGACTCCCCGGAAGCCCTGGACCAGCACCTGAGCCCGCGCGGCTACCGCCTGCTGGCCCGGGTGCCGCGGCTTCCGGCGACCGCTCGGCGGCGGCTGGTGGAGCACTTCGGTTCGCTGCAGCGGCTGCTGGCGGCGACGGTGGACGAGCTGGGCGAGGTCGAGGGGCTCGGCGACGCCAAGGCCCGGCTGGTCCGCGAGGGCCTTTCCCGGCTGGCCGAGTCGTCCATCGTGGACCCGTTCGCCTGA
- a CDS encoding 2'-5' RNA ligase family protein → MAHALVFFFDDRTESEIRGLWQRLDDAGVPSPAGKHRPHVALAAAGSIPPAARKAVRAELELLSVPDLWLHTLGTFPDEERKLLLGAVVDAELLAVHSAVHDALAGRVQNPSAYYFPGAWIPHCTLAQGITDDQLATGFRALQPPTAVRAAIGEVAIVDTRTGESETVLLR, encoded by the coding sequence ATGGCGCACGCGCTGGTGTTCTTCTTCGACGACCGCACCGAGTCGGAGATCCGCGGCCTGTGGCAGCGGCTGGACGACGCGGGCGTGCCGAGCCCGGCGGGCAAGCACCGCCCGCACGTGGCCTTGGCGGCCGCGGGGAGCATCCCGCCCGCCGCCCGCAAGGCGGTGCGCGCCGAGCTGGAGCTGCTGTCCGTCCCGGACCTCTGGCTGCACACGCTCGGCACGTTCCCCGACGAGGAGCGGAAGCTGCTGCTGGGAGCGGTGGTGGACGCCGAGCTGCTGGCGGTGCACTCCGCGGTGCACGACGCGTTGGCGGGCCGGGTGCAGAACCCGTCGGCCTACTACTTCCCGGGCGCCTGGATCCCGCACTGCACCCTGGCCCAGGGCATCACCGACGACCAGCTCGCAACGGGCTTCCGCGCGCTCCAACCGCCGACCGCCGTCCGCGCCGCGATCGGCGAAGTCGCGATCGTCGACACCCGCACCGGGGAATCCGAGACCGTCCTGCTCCGCTGA